A region from the Poecilia reticulata strain Guanapo linkage group LG12, Guppy_female_1.0+MT, whole genome shotgun sequence genome encodes:
- the zbtb7c gene encoding zinc finger and BTB domain-containing protein 7C encodes MVHHREDDLIGIPFPNHSSDVLCSLNEQRRDGLLCDVVLIVRDQEYRTHRSVLAACSQYFKKLFTVATTDGGDPHHTAAVYEIDFVAPESLTAILEFAYTSTLTVTASNVKEILTAAQMLEIPCIINVCLEIMDSGDGGGGREGKEDEGEEDEEEEEEDEEEEEEEDEEEDMGSRKDEQEEEDNVSERSLQSLESRGEQTPLGTEDSSPPSTSTYQGQLDQLSQSQSPDNIRGKQESMESRALKDFSIESLLQEGLYPRMSALDRRANFSPLMPGFYPSVWAAEFPAFPQQLLNPVHPHTGSSPQTRLPHTFPTSSLLEPSRPLDLAVKREIIKEEIKEEVPPSLLQGDFLKEFVSSGLGGTINAGSASSESHIKDEADIRSYLSFLSSASHLGALFPPWQLEEERKMKPKASQQCPICNKVIQGAGKLPRHMRTHTGEKPYMCTICEVRFTRQDKLKIHMRKHTGERPYICLHCNSKFVHNYDLKNHLRIHTGVRPYQCEHCYKSFTRSDHLHRHIKRQSCRISRPRRGRKPSAWRSAPAAGFLCPPTVSAGQVEENGLSPAYQGVKNHGLGELLGLSGRGLGFKSLDGSVRESREERQAEGRQVAEEQKAGALRQRGVFAFALAGEEMLTHSPFYAATADPWTMRLERAPPIPESAK; translated from the exons ATGGTTCATCACAGAGAGGATGACCTGATTGGGATCCCTTTCCCAAACCACAGCAGTGATGTTCTCTGCAGCCTCAATGAGCAGCGGCGAGACGGGCTGCTCTGCGACGTCGTCCTCATCGTCCGTGACCAGGAGTACCGCACCCACCGCTCCGTTCTAGCTGCCTGTAGCCAGTATTTTAAGAAGCTCTTTACCGTTGCGACCACAGATGGCGGAGACCCCCATCATACCGCTGCCGTGTACGAAATCGACTTTGTGGCTCCAGAGTCCCTCACAGCCATCCTGGAGTTTGCCTACACCTCTACCCTGACAGTGACCGCCTCCAACGTCAAGGAGATCCTGACAGCGGCACAGATGCTCGAGATCCCCTGCATTATCAACGTATGTCTAGAGATCATGGACAGCGGAGATGGAGGTGGTGGCAGAGAAGGAAAGGAGGATGAaggagaggaggatgaagaggaggaggaggaagatgaggaagaagaggaagaggaggatgaggaggaagacatgggctccaggaaggatgagcaggaggaggaggacaacGTCAGTGAGAGATCTCTGCAGTCGTTGGAGAGCAGAGGCGAGCAGACGCCTCTGGGGACGGAGGACTCTTCTCCTCCCAGTACCTCCACTTACCAAGGACAGTTGGACCAACTGTCCCAGTCACAATCTCCAGACAACATCAGGGGTAAACAG GAGAGTATGGAGAGTCGGGCCCTCAAGGATTTCTCCATTGAGTCTCTTCTCCAGGAAGGGCTCTATCCCCGGATGTCAGCACTTGACCGGAGGGCCAACTTCTCTCCTCTCATGCCTGGCTTCTACCCCTCTGTGTGGGCTGCAGAGTTCCCAGCTTTCCCCCAGCAGCTCCTGAACCCTGTGCATCCCCACACTGGGTCCTCGCCACAAACACGCTTGCCTCACACCTTCCCAACTTCCTCGCTTCTCGAGCCTTCGAGGCCCCTCGATCTAGCTGTGAAAAGAGAAATCATCAAGGAGGAAATAAAGGAGGAAGTCCCTCCCAGTCTGCTCCAAGGCGACTTCCTGAAAGAATTTGTCAGCTCGGGTTTGGGAGGCACCATCAATGCCGGCTCAGCGTCGTCAGAGAGTCACATCAAGGACGAGGCAGACATCAGGTCTTACCTGAGCTTCCTGAGTTCAGCATCCCACCTGGGGGCGCTGTTTCCACCctggcagctggaggaggagagaaagatgAAACCCAAAGCCTCACAGCAGTGTCCCATCTGCAATAAAGTCATCCAAGGAGCCGGGAAACTGCCGCGACACATGAGGACGCATACGGGGGAGAAACCTTACATGTGCACAATCTGTGAGGTGCGATTCACAAG GCAGGACAAACTGAAGATCCACATGCGGAAGCACACGGGTGAGCGTCCCTACATCTGCCTTCACTGTAACTCCAAGTTTGTCCACAACTATGACCTGAAGAACCACCTGCGCATCCACACTGGTGTCCGTCCCTACCAGTGCGAGCACTGCTACAAGAGCTTCACGCGCTCCGACCACCTCCACCGACACATCAAGAGGCAGAGCTGTCGCATCTCGCGTCCCCGACGAGGAAGGAAACCGTCAGCCTGGAGGTCCGCCCCCGCCGCTGGCTTCCTGTGCCCTCCCACAGTGTCGGCCGGTCAGGTGGAGGAGAACGGGCTGAGTCCCGCGTACCAAGGTGTTAAGAACCATGGACTGGGGGAGCTCCTCGGCCTCAGTGGTAGAGGTTTAGGGTTTAAGAGTTTAGACGGCTCGGTCAGGGAGAGCAGGGAGGAACGGCAAGCAGAAGGAAGGCAAGTCGCGGAGGAGCAGAAGGCTGGAGCTTTGAGGCAGAGGGGAGTGTTTGCCTTTGCCCTAGCTGGAGAAGAAATGCTTACCCACTCTCCATTTTACGCTGCAACCGCTGACCCATGGACCATGAGACTGGAGCGTGCTCCACCCATCCCCGAGTCGGCAAAATGA